A region of Corynebacterium glucuronolyticum DSM 44120 DNA encodes the following proteins:
- a CDS encoding beta-class phenol-soluble modulin, translating into MGGAITDIVEGAVNEDWGQVTDGILGTILKALGLISKDDGALSSF; encoded by the coding sequence ATGGGCGGCGCGATTACAGATATTGTTGAAGGCGCAGTGAATGAGGACTGGGGCCAGGTGACGGATGGCATTCTGGGGACAATTCTCAAGGCGCTGGGCCTTATCAGCAAGGACGATGGTGCCCTGAGTTCCTTTTGA
- a CDS encoding RNA-binding S4 domain-containing protein — MTFEVEIRDDSIKLGQFLKLANLAETGGEAKNLIAEGQIRVNGEVDTRRGKVLREGDVVTAPAGEAVLVTNVADDDDVDFDPSKWENL; from the coding sequence ATGACCTTTGAAGTGGAAATCAGAGACGACTCCATCAAACTCGGCCAGTTCCTGAAGCTGGCGAACCTTGCCGAAACCGGTGGCGAGGCGAAAAACCTCATTGCTGAGGGGCAGATCCGCGTCAACGGCGAGGTAGACACGCGCCGGGGGAAAGTCCTGCGCGAGGGCGACGTCGTAACCGCCCCGGCCGGTGAGGCCGTGCTCGTCACCAACGTCGCAGACGACGACGATGTCGATTTTGACCCTTCGAAGTGGGAGAACCTCTAA
- a CDS encoding purple acid phosphatase family protein, whose product MRFLALATTVATTAALVTAPAYAADKGIDDVFLGIGTTNTSANISWTSTTPATDQVVEVKDGETVAAKTDTTAFNGMYGVDAELTGLTPGKAYSYRVGSDTAGWSDWYTFTPEAESTNWNFLFYGDPQIGASKGKKDDPALWKHTVDTTVKNNPGTDFLLTAGDQVNADRSATEEQKEAEYDAFFAPAAMRQLRTAVQDGNHDKRSLDAFHTHYNLPNAEDQNYYFTYNNALIISLDTNIEDTALHTEFIKKAIAAHPNTDWVIATFHQPPYAQSYHAYEDKTTWLRDELTPVLSESGVDLVLSGHEHIYGRSHLMKGNTPVKQDKQAAPGDTLTPADGEVLYITANSATGSKFYDFSTAIDEQHPNLTFEDSVAKNMLGHGTAYWNQDYTPDYTDVQVTPTSLKVITRNVDDNSVVDEVTLNKASTGLSDAELAAAIVVPLLAVLAGLGALIAQFIEPIRAQLRAWGLPV is encoded by the coding sequence ATGCGTTTTCTCGCACTAGCCACCACCGTTGCAACGACCGCGGCACTCGTCACCGCCCCGGCTTACGCCGCCGATAAGGGCATCGACGACGTGTTCCTCGGCATCGGCACCACGAACACTTCCGCTAACATTTCCTGGACCTCCACCACACCCGCGACCGACCAGGTCGTTGAGGTGAAGGACGGCGAGACCGTCGCCGCGAAGACCGATACCACCGCCTTTAACGGCATGTACGGTGTCGATGCCGAGCTGACCGGCCTCACCCCGGGCAAGGCCTACTCCTACCGGGTCGGCTCCGACACCGCCGGCTGGTCCGACTGGTACACGTTCACCCCCGAGGCGGAGAGCACCAACTGGAACTTCCTCTTCTACGGCGATCCGCAGATCGGCGCCTCCAAGGGGAAGAAGGACGATCCGGCCCTGTGGAAGCACACGGTGGACACGACGGTGAAGAATAACCCCGGCACCGATTTCCTCCTCACCGCCGGCGACCAGGTCAACGCCGACCGTTCCGCCACCGAGGAGCAGAAGGAGGCGGAGTACGACGCCTTCTTTGCCCCCGCTGCGATGCGCCAGCTGCGCACCGCGGTGCAGGACGGCAACCACGACAAGCGCTCCCTCGACGCCTTCCACACCCACTACAACCTCCCCAACGCGGAGGATCAGAACTACTACTTCACCTACAACAACGCCCTCATTATCTCCCTCGATACGAACATTGAGGACACGGCGCTGCACACCGAGTTCATCAAGAAGGCCATCGCCGCTCACCCCAACACGGACTGGGTCATCGCCACCTTCCACCAGCCCCCGTACGCCCAGAGCTACCACGCCTACGAGGACAAGACCACGTGGCTGCGCGACGAGCTCACCCCCGTCCTCTCCGAAAGCGGTGTTGATCTCGTGCTGTCTGGCCACGAGCACATCTACGGCCGCTCCCACCTGATGAAGGGAAACACCCCGGTCAAGCAGGATAAGCAGGCGGCTCCCGGCGACACGCTCACCCCCGCCGACGGTGAGGTCCTCTACATCACCGCCAACTCCGCCACCGGTTCCAAGTTCTACGATTTCTCCACCGCGATCGATGAGCAGCACCCGAATCTCACGTTCGAGGATTCCGTGGCCAAGAACATGCTCGGCCACGGCACCGCCTACTGGAACCAGGATTACACGCCGGACTACACCGACGTGCAGGTGACCCCCACCTCCCTCAAGGTCATCACCCGCAACGTCGATGACAATTCGGTTGTCGATGAGGTCACGCTCAACAAGGCCTCCACGGGGCTTTCCGACGCCGAGCTCGCCGCGGCCATCGTCGTCCCGCTCCTCGCCGTTCTCGCTGGATTGGGTGCGCTCATCGCTCAGTTCATCGAGCCGATCCGTGCGCAACTGCGCGCCTGGGGTCTCCCAGTCTAG
- a CDS encoding FN3 domain-containing metallophosphoesterase family protein — translation MSIFRLVSASVAAVSLALTGTYVLAQPEGSEPTPATHVGTGPQTSVVLQPGANGSEVIINWQTVGSAPEKVKVTGPTTMLVDASIPANAQILTQPRTATVTGLEPGTQYTYQVGSDETGWSDEYSFTTDDGDGNWNFLVFGDPQIGTNLELERTQKNWLATVDSATADVPDASLLVSVGDQVEGWGSPLDQHRLLLEAPQVTGLPLSTIPGNHETYSGAMEFYKSFFSHPNQEEDIQDYYYEKNNVLFIGLDTNNTNWPRHEDFLRETIGAHGDANDWIVVMLHHAPFSQGSHVSDNDVTGVRTVLAPVFSELGVDAVLSGHDHIYTRSHLMEGDKPVLSATPPRRGDRLEPTDNQVLYITSTSTGAGKYYDYHDKNGASVPNARMEHVDVFNHPAYDWTAYWRQDYDPDYLKVQVTPQELTFTTYDADQPYVIDKVTIVNNDAPKPDKTTSTPATTSTNTKTSTNTKTSTTTNTSTSTTTRTEEPQAVGSSEGAAIASIVISALGIIGALLGAAINQYLGR, via the coding sequence GTGTCTATTTTTCGTCTGGTTTCTGCATCGGTCGCCGCCGTCTCTTTGGCGTTGACCGGCACGTATGTCCTCGCGCAGCCGGAGGGTTCCGAGCCCACGCCTGCCACCCACGTCGGCACCGGCCCGCAGACCTCGGTGGTTCTCCAGCCGGGCGCGAACGGCTCCGAGGTGATCATCAACTGGCAGACTGTGGGGTCGGCCCCCGAAAAGGTCAAGGTCACTGGCCCCACCACCATGCTTGTCGACGCTTCCATCCCGGCCAATGCGCAGATCCTCACCCAGCCCCGCACCGCCACGGTGACCGGGCTGGAGCCCGGCACGCAGTACACGTACCAGGTCGGATCCGACGAGACGGGCTGGAGCGACGAGTACTCGTTCACCACCGACGACGGCGATGGGAACTGGAACTTCCTCGTCTTCGGTGACCCGCAGATCGGCACCAACCTGGAGCTGGAGAGGACGCAGAAAAACTGGCTGGCCACCGTCGATTCCGCGACCGCCGATGTGCCCGATGCTTCCCTTCTTGTTTCCGTCGGCGACCAGGTCGAGGGGTGGGGATCTCCGCTGGACCAGCACCGCCTGCTTCTCGAGGCGCCGCAGGTGACCGGGCTGCCCCTGTCCACCATCCCCGGTAACCACGAGACGTACTCCGGCGCGATGGAGTTTTACAAGTCCTTCTTCAGCCACCCGAACCAGGAAGAGGACATCCAGGACTACTACTACGAGAAGAACAACGTCCTGTTTATCGGCCTCGATACGAACAACACGAACTGGCCGCGCCACGAGGACTTCCTCCGCGAGACGATCGGTGCGCACGGCGATGCCAACGACTGGATCGTCGTCATGCTGCACCACGCGCCGTTCTCTCAGGGTTCGCACGTGAGCGACAACGATGTCACGGGTGTCCGCACGGTCCTGGCCCCCGTGTTCTCCGAGCTTGGCGTCGATGCCGTCCTCTCCGGCCACGATCACATCTACACGCGCTCCCACCTCATGGAGGGCGATAAGCCGGTGCTTTCTGCTACCCCTCCGCGCCGCGGTGACCGCCTTGAGCCCACCGATAACCAGGTCCTCTACATCACCTCCACCTCGACAGGTGCGGGCAAGTACTACGATTACCATGACAAAAACGGTGCCTCCGTTCCGAACGCCCGCATGGAGCACGTCGACGTTTTCAACCACCCGGCCTACGACTGGACCGCCTACTGGCGTCAGGACTACGACCCGGATTACCTGAAGGTGCAGGTCACCCCGCAGGAGCTGACGTTCACCACGTACGATGCGGATCAGCCCTACGTCATCGACAAGGTGACCATCGTCAACAACGATGCCCCCAAGCCGGACAAGACCACCTCCACCCCGGCCACGACGAGCACCAACACCAAGACCAGCACGAACACGAAGACATCGACGACCACCAACACGTCGACAAGCACGACAACCCGCACCGAAGAACCGCAGGCCGTGGGATCCTCCGAGGGTGCCGCGATCGCCTCCATCGTCATCAGCGCCCTCGGCATCATCGGTGCCCTGCTCGGCGCTGCCATCAACCAGTATCTAGGAAGGTAA
- a CDS encoding alkaline phosphatase D family protein, whose product MSSENTLSRRRFMAYSALITAGTAVASTAVAQHGPSEQSIAPLDLYNQASRAGLPFLHSVASGDPLPDSIILWTRVTPDRDSLPGSGLGPDVTVRWDIATDTAFTDIIGTGTAIATAEHDHTVHIDVKGLRPETIYYYRFIVLDGDHRGATSPIGRTKTAPAYDSSPEEITFATASCANWECGYFSAYRDMAQRGYNGELDLVVFLGDYIYEYATGEYAGKSGISRVHHPQWEITTLEDYRIRYGTYRTDPFLQAAHASTPWVVTWDDHETANNSWSAGAENHTDDPAEGKWTTRRDNAQQAYFEWLPVRVTMDSPERHIYRSFQYGDLMELTMMDLRSYRDAETDAANFANPERTMLGSEQFNWLKNVLETSTAAWNVLGNSVMLSPMKILTVEGDPAANAALNFVDQRTTGMAVNSDQWDGYAADRDRLLELLSHTSANTFVVTGDIHSEWANSVIWNDKEIGAEMVCTSISAPNVDEILTSYLGSYHPENNSTSLLVEDVLTGANPWVKHLDFDAHGYCIAHLSREQVVMDYVRVADVETNNAATNIAVTKTWRPGEGFVD is encoded by the coding sequence ATGTCGAGCGAAAATACTCTGTCGCGCCGCCGCTTCATGGCGTACTCCGCGCTTATCACCGCAGGCACCGCCGTTGCCTCCACCGCCGTCGCACAACACGGCCCCTCCGAACAGTCCATCGCCCCGCTAGACCTCTACAACCAAGCCTCGCGCGCCGGACTGCCCTTCCTCCACTCCGTCGCCAGCGGCGACCCGCTGCCCGACTCCATCATCCTGTGGACCCGCGTCACCCCCGACCGCGACAGCCTCCCCGGCTCCGGCCTCGGCCCCGACGTGACCGTACGCTGGGACATCGCCACGGACACCGCCTTCACCGACATCATCGGCACCGGCACCGCCATCGCCACCGCCGAGCACGACCACACCGTCCACATCGACGTGAAGGGGCTGCGCCCCGAGACGATTTACTACTACCGCTTCATCGTCCTCGACGGCGACCACCGCGGGGCAACGTCCCCGATTGGCCGCACCAAAACCGCCCCCGCCTACGACTCCTCCCCCGAGGAGATCACCTTCGCCACCGCCTCCTGCGCGAACTGGGAATGCGGCTACTTCTCCGCCTACCGCGACATGGCGCAACGCGGCTACAACGGGGAGCTCGACCTCGTCGTCTTCCTCGGCGACTACATCTACGAATACGCCACCGGCGAATACGCCGGCAAGTCCGGGATCAGCCGCGTCCACCACCCGCAATGGGAAATCACCACGCTCGAGGACTACCGCATCCGCTACGGCACCTACCGCACCGACCCCTTCCTGCAGGCCGCCCACGCCTCCACACCGTGGGTTGTGACCTGGGACGACCACGAGACAGCCAACAACTCGTGGAGCGCCGGCGCGGAAAACCACACCGACGACCCTGCTGAAGGCAAGTGGACCACCCGGCGCGACAACGCACAACAGGCCTACTTCGAATGGCTGCCCGTCCGCGTCACCATGGACAGCCCCGAACGGCACATCTACCGCAGCTTCCAATACGGCGACCTCATGGAACTGACCATGATGGACCTGCGCAGCTACCGCGACGCCGAGACCGACGCTGCCAACTTCGCCAACCCCGAGCGCACGATGCTCGGCAGCGAACAGTTCAACTGGCTCAAGAACGTGCTGGAGACCTCCACCGCCGCGTGGAACGTGCTCGGCAACTCCGTCATGCTCAGCCCCATGAAGATCCTCACCGTCGAAGGCGACCCCGCCGCCAACGCCGCGCTGAACTTCGTCGACCAGCGCACCACCGGCATGGCCGTCAACTCCGATCAGTGGGACGGCTACGCCGCCGACCGCGACCGGCTGCTCGAACTCCTCTCCCACACGTCCGCCAACACCTTCGTCGTCACCGGCGACATCCACTCCGAGTGGGCAAACTCCGTCATCTGGAACGACAAGGAGATCGGCGCCGAGATGGTGTGCACCTCCATCTCCGCACCGAACGTCGACGAGATCCTCACCAGCTACCTCGGCAGCTACCACCCTGAGAACAACTCCACGAGTCTCCTCGTCGAAGACGTGCTCACCGGCGCGAACCCGTGGGTCAAGCACCTCGACTTCGACGCCCACGGCTACTGCATTGCGCACCTGAGCCGCGAGCAGGTCGTCATGGACTATGTCCGCGTCGCCGACGTGGAGACCAACAACGCCGCCACGAACATTGCAGTGACGAAGACGTGGCGGCCGGGAGAGGGGTTCGTCGACTAG
- a CDS encoding metallophosphoesterase: MSLRTIAAAGLTLSLLVTTPAYAETTDLFLGVGSDETSANLNWYMPSKQQQKVQVKDAAGKVTTVDPSEVTLTSTNAEYAAKATLTGLAPGYSYRVGSDEDGWTTWYDLTVRPQTDSWNFLFYGDPQIGAGNLATDAEGWKKTLATSTAAHPDTAFLVTAGDQVNYALAQDQYEAFFAPDQLRTYRLAVQSGNHDNDIVAFARHFNLPNASGYNYYYEYNNALIVALDSNSIDYNGLANFLRTAVAKAGGGKDWIIVTFHHPPYAHSWHAFEAKPKELAQNLGPVLSDLGVDLVLNGHEHMHTRSHLMSGTTARPTDSTNLTPRGNEVLYYTANSSSGSKFYDFASSGAARHPGMTFEQSVAEGLVRPEVAYWNQDGTPDYTNVEVTPTKLTLTTYNVDDGSVVDTVTLNKTVLPPLPENPGSMTELPEDPAPTPPADHETKVETETVVKTETKVETENETVIKTETITPDAEQTPLQLAAIITPIISILAILGSVAWTQRDQIIHLLGL, translated from the coding sequence ATGTCATTGCGCACGATTGCGGCCGCGGGCCTGACCCTCAGTCTCCTTGTCACCACCCCGGCGTACGCTGAGACGACAGACCTCTTCCTCGGCGTTGGATCCGACGAAACCAGCGCCAACCTGAACTGGTACATGCCTTCCAAGCAGCAGCAAAAGGTGCAGGTCAAAGACGCTGCGGGAAAGGTGACCACCGTCGACCCCAGCGAAGTTACCCTGACGAGTACGAACGCCGAATACGCCGCTAAGGCGACGCTCACGGGGCTCGCGCCCGGTTACTCCTACCGCGTGGGTTCCGACGAGGACGGGTGGACAACGTGGTACGACCTCACCGTGCGCCCCCAAACCGACAGCTGGAACTTCCTCTTCTACGGCGACCCCCAGATCGGCGCGGGCAACCTCGCCACGGACGCCGAGGGCTGGAAGAAAACGCTCGCCACCTCCACCGCCGCGCACCCCGACACGGCCTTCCTCGTCACCGCGGGTGACCAGGTCAACTACGCCCTCGCCCAGGACCAATACGAGGCCTTCTTCGCCCCCGACCAGCTGCGCACCTACCGCCTGGCGGTACAAAGCGGCAACCACGACAACGACATAGTCGCCTTTGCCCGCCACTTCAACCTGCCCAACGCCAGCGGCTACAACTACTACTACGAATACAACAATGCGCTGATCGTCGCGCTGGATTCCAACAGCATCGATTACAATGGGTTGGCGAACTTCCTGCGCACAGCCGTGGCCAAGGCCGGCGGTGGCAAGGACTGGATCATCGTCACCTTCCACCACCCGCCCTACGCCCACAGCTGGCACGCCTTCGAGGCGAAGCCGAAGGAACTCGCCCAAAACCTCGGCCCCGTCCTCAGCGACCTCGGCGTGGACCTCGTCCTCAACGGTCACGAGCACATGCACACCCGCTCCCACCTGATGAGCGGTACGACGGCGCGCCCCACCGATTCCACCAATCTCACCCCGCGTGGCAACGAGGTCCTGTACTACACGGCCAACAGCTCCTCCGGCTCCAAGTTCTACGACTTCGCCTCCTCCGGCGCCGCCCGCCATCCGGGCATGACCTTCGAGCAGTCCGTTGCCGAGGGCCTCGTCCGCCCCGAGGTTGCCTACTGGAACCAGGACGGCACGCCGGATTACACCAACGTCGAGGTCACGCCCACGAAGCTCACCCTGACCACCTACAACGTTGACGACGGCTCCGTCGTCGACACGGTCACCCTGAACAAGACCGTGCTTCCGCCACTGCCGGAAAACCCGGGTTCGATGACCGAGCTTCCCGAGGACCCGGCCCCCACGCCTCCGGCGGACCACGAGACCAAGGTGGAAACGGAAACCGTCGTGAAGACGGAAACCAAGGTCGAGACGGAGAACGAAACGGTCATCAAGACGGAGACCATCACCCCCGACGCCGAGCAGACACCTCTGCAGCTGGCGGCGATCATCACCCCGATCATCTCGATCCTCGCCATCCTCGGGTCGGTGGCGTGGACGCAACGCGACCAGATTATTCACCTGTTAGGTCTGTAA
- a CDS encoding VOC family protein: MPVLTMPEGVPSGLTLYTTDKDATAAFFSQVMGYGLDEREEGTFLTLESIPIATLVPADFDVWSVGFTVDNAQDAHEQIEREGGTVLSDSQCLDPAGVPFSVVTGEHFFAVGEPGTPVWFEYAGPTPEIDFFAALFGWVIDGPNEAIRVAYKEGGAIGWFWEIPSEPANNWVVYFGVENLQDTLAKVDADLVLQEPQESFLGPTAVVRTPAGLTVCLAQVPYADIEEENIRESDDVFGGDES, encoded by the coding sequence ATGCCCGTACTGACTATGCCGGAGGGCGTCCCCAGCGGCCTGACCCTCTACACCACCGACAAGGACGCAACCGCAGCTTTCTTCTCCCAGGTCATGGGATACGGCCTCGACGAGCGGGAGGAGGGCACCTTCCTCACCCTCGAGTCCATCCCGATCGCCACCCTCGTTCCCGCCGATTTCGACGTGTGGTCTGTGGGCTTCACCGTGGACAACGCACAGGACGCCCACGAGCAGATCGAGCGCGAGGGCGGCACGGTGCTTTCCGATTCGCAGTGCCTGGACCCGGCGGGCGTGCCGTTTTCCGTGGTCACGGGCGAGCACTTTTTCGCTGTCGGCGAGCCGGGCACCCCGGTCTGGTTCGAATACGCCGGCCCCACCCCGGAGATTGACTTCTTTGCCGCGCTTTTCGGCTGGGTCATCGACGGTCCGAATGAGGCCATCCGCGTCGCCTACAAAGAAGGCGGCGCCATCGGCTGGTTCTGGGAGATCCCCTCGGAGCCGGCGAACAACTGGGTCGTCTACTTCGGTGTGGAGAACCTGCAGGATACGCTTGCCAAGGTCGACGCGGACCTCGTCCTCCAGGAGCCGCAGGAATCCTTCCTCGGCCCCACGGCGGTCGTGCGCACCCCTGCAGGCCTGACCGTCTGCCTCGCGCAGGTTCCCTACGCGGATATCGAGGAGGAGAATATCCGCGAGTCCGACGACGTGTTCGGCGGCGACGAAAGCTAG
- a CDS encoding DNA-3-methyladenine glycosylase I, producing the protein MAYPSWANTDQLRDYYDNEWGRPVRTEQGLYERICLEAFQVGLSWALILARRSALQDAFDGFDPDVVARYTNADVERILAAPGVIKNKQKIRACITNARATIDLREGEGLPDLIWSYQPPHSPCESAPEAAELAQALKKHGFTFVGPTTCFALMEACGLVDNRIHD; encoded by the coding sequence ATGGCATATCCTTCGTGGGCTAACACCGACCAACTGCGCGACTACTACGACAACGAATGGGGCAGACCCGTCCGCACCGAGCAGGGCCTTTATGAGCGCATCTGCCTCGAGGCCTTCCAGGTGGGGCTGAGCTGGGCGCTCATCCTCGCCCGCCGCTCCGCCCTACAAGACGCCTTCGACGGCTTCGACCCGGACGTGGTCGCCCGCTACACTAATGCCGATGTCGAGCGCATCCTCGCCGCGCCCGGCGTGATCAAGAACAAGCAGAAGATCCGCGCGTGCATCACCAACGCCCGGGCGACCATCGATCTCCGGGAGGGCGAGGGCTTGCCGGACCTCATCTGGAGCTACCAGCCGCCTCATTCCCCCTGCGAATCTGCACCGGAGGCGGCAGAACTTGCCCAGGCGCTGAAGAAGCACGGCTTCACCTTCGTCGGCCCCACCACATGCTTCGCGCTCATGGAGGCGTGCGGATTGGTGGATAATCGGATTCATGACTAA
- a CDS encoding LysE family translocator yields MEAFILITASAIMLPGPDTMQIIRIGSASRKLGAVCGLGTTIGNLIWGVASLLGLSALVKTYPVVMDVLALAGSAYLLYMVFTLVRGLVAQCGINHTTPATRGLDSPSTALRAGLFTNLSNPKALIFYGALFSQFITPDMSLGFAIFMPAFMLGFGLIFYCGLGYLAGVAGERIARYMLVIDVLAAVIFSLVAIGMIGNVVGLWQLLSTA; encoded by the coding sequence GTGGAGGCTTTTATCCTCATCACCGCCTCGGCGATCATGCTCCCCGGGCCGGACACGATGCAGATCATCCGCATCGGCTCCGCGTCGAGAAAGCTCGGCGCGGTGTGCGGGCTCGGCACGACCATCGGCAACCTCATCTGGGGCGTCGCCAGCCTGCTGGGGCTGTCCGCCCTGGTGAAAACCTATCCCGTGGTCATGGACGTGCTGGCGCTTGCCGGCTCCGCCTACCTCCTGTACATGGTGTTCACCCTCGTCCGGGGATTGGTCGCCCAGTGCGGCATCAACCACACAACGCCGGCAACACGCGGCCTCGATTCACCCTCGACGGCCCTGCGCGCAGGTCTTTTCACCAACCTCTCCAACCCAAAGGCCCTCATCTTCTACGGCGCGCTGTTCAGCCAGTTCATCACCCCGGACATGAGCCTCGGCTTCGCCATCTTCATGCCCGCCTTCATGCTCGGCTTCGGCCTCATCTTCTACTGTGGTCTGGGGTATCTTGCCGGCGTGGCGGGGGAGAGGATTGCCCGCTACATGTTGGTGATCGATGTCCTCGCCGCCGTCATCTTCTCCCTTGTTGCAATCGGAATGATTGGCAATGTAGTGGGTCTGTGGCAACTTCTGTCAACTGCTTGA
- a CDS encoding SDR family NAD(P)-dependent oxidoreductase — protein MKTALVTGGSSGIGAATARALAKDGWHVIVAARRKDKLQAVAEEIGGEAIALDVTDEDSVARLVEQIDSLDLLVNNAGGAKGLDSVEEANIDDWKWMYETNVLGTVRVTKALLPKLVDGAQIVNVGSIAGITPYVGGAGYNAAKFGVAALTRVLRLETLDRPLRVCEINPGRVKTDFSLIRFKGDKERADAVYAGHQNLVAEDIAEAIRWVASLPAHVNIDRLVIKPADQG, from the coding sequence ATGAAAACAGCTCTCGTAACAGGTGGATCATCAGGAATCGGCGCGGCCACGGCACGCGCGCTGGCCAAGGACGGCTGGCACGTCATCGTCGCGGCGCGTCGGAAGGATAAGCTGCAGGCGGTGGCCGAGGAGATCGGTGGGGAGGCGATCGCCCTCGATGTGACGGATGAGGATTCGGTTGCCCGCCTCGTTGAACAGATCGACAGTCTTGACCTGCTGGTCAACAACGCCGGCGGCGCCAAGGGCCTCGACTCGGTTGAGGAGGCCAACATTGATGACTGGAAATGGATGTACGAGACTAACGTCCTCGGTACGGTTCGGGTCACCAAGGCTCTGCTCCCTAAGCTTGTCGACGGTGCCCAGATCGTCAATGTCGGCTCCATCGCCGGCATCACCCCCTACGTGGGTGGCGCGGGCTACAACGCCGCCAAGTTCGGCGTTGCCGCGCTGACCCGTGTCCTCCGCTTGGAGACGCTCGACCGCCCGCTGCGCGTCTGTGAGATCAACCCCGGTCGCGTGAAGACGGACTTCTCTCTCATCCGTTTCAAGGGCGACAAGGAGCGTGCCGACGCCGTCTACGCCGGCCACCAGAACCTCGTCGCCGAAGACATCGCCGAGGCTATCCGCTGGGTCGCCTCCCTGCCTGCCCACGTCAACATCGACCGGCTGGTGATCAAGCCCGCTGACCAGGGCTAG
- a CDS encoding alpha/beta hydrolase family protein, whose protein sequence is MTKKLVTFDGVGPTNSTATIAGILDVPANRRGMILMAHCFGCTKNAPHLHRLAKELVRLGYGVLRFDFYGLGDTRGDFADNTFDLDVANVVAASSYLRSLGLPETARIGHSLGGLAVLAGAGVPVVTIGTPSQPAHVLGLVAAGHQVIGGKELHVGPAMIASLQREIADPGVPVLSIHSDTDEVVAFSEARALRSRLAHATPVDLHGVDHMITDRNLPKTLAQTITTWLG, encoded by the coding sequence ATGACTAAGAAGCTGGTTACCTTCGACGGAGTAGGCCCCACCAATTCCACCGCCACGATCGCCGGCATCCTCGATGTTCCCGCCAACCGGCGCGGGATGATCCTCATGGCGCACTGCTTCGGCTGCACGAAAAACGCGCCCCACCTCCACCGCCTGGCCAAAGAGCTTGTGCGGCTGGGCTACGGGGTGCTGCGCTTCGACTTCTATGGCCTCGGCGATACCCGTGGCGACTTCGCCGACAACACCTTCGACCTCGACGTGGCAAACGTCGTTGCGGCCAGCTCGTACCTCCGCAGCCTCGGCCTGCCGGAAACCGCCCGCATCGGCCATTCCCTCGGCGGCCTCGCCGTCCTTGCCGGTGCCGGCGTCCCCGTCGTCACCATCGGCACCCCCTCCCAGCCCGCGCACGTCCTCGGCCTTGTCGCCGCCGGTCACCAGGTCATTGGCGGAAAAGAGCTACACGTGGGCCCGGCCATGATCGCCTCCCTGCAGCGCGAGATTGCCGATCCTGGCGTACCTGTCCTATCCATCCACTCCGATACCGACGAGGTCGTCGCCTTCTCCGAGGCGCGCGCGCTGCGTTCACGTCTCGCCCACGCCACTCCCGTCGACCTGCACGGGGTGGATCACATGATCACGGACAGAAATCTGCCGAAAACCCTCGCGCAAACGATAACCACGTGGTTAGGCTAG